A genomic stretch from Bos javanicus breed banteng chromosome 3, ARS-OSU_banteng_1.0, whole genome shotgun sequence includes:
- the LOC133244314 gene encoding guanylate-binding protein 7-like, which yields MMMEHKLKMQEELLTEGFKKKAEELNKEIYQLKEDIKTNKNNKPSVTAQYLDGASLALVAVLPGINKVYGLIPKAISEIMNKIETP from the coding sequence ATGCAAGAAGAACTACTTACAGAaggatttaaaaagaaagctgaggagcTAAATAAAGAGATATATCAACTAAAAGAagacattaaaacaaataaaaataataagcctTCAGTGACTGCACAGTACCTTGATGGGGCTAGCCTAGCATTAGTTGCTGTGCTACCTGGGATTAATAAAGTATATGGTTTGATACCAAAAGCTATAAGTGAAATTATGAATAAGATTGAGACTCCCTGA